The following coding sequences lie in one Macrobrachium nipponense isolate FS-2020 chromosome 45, ASM1510439v2, whole genome shotgun sequence genomic window:
- the LOC135214310 gene encoding uncharacterized protein LOC135214310, with translation MSSHFQASCLVLGIFLLLTTCSSRDLNPLELGLFKAMVDKCLGDKTYFIAGFCQDVFQRADELGLLSEGKVTSESPLPVHTEGETNATGEPSPSNHAKMYDMSKRNTSEVRRDRKHVRTDVGVADTSHFDGRTHQGQLTGHQVNTENDPEVKKVTESSHNDRRFRKETMPVKFARSNQGKRSIKQLTEDAMSHVESVDSREFNEAHLQLAYDFVELLRVALQRESENEFSRAKENIGYALSATFDIESPDVVQQETEGLITFMVKLLEEDSDGDDEKAATDVAEHLKRRMSDISQCSSKGVDASLIDITTTTPMSPHDNYEETLAVEEADIPPTETSAEGKDSTGHWEKNQMERKDRRPRRDIERWIPKSRYDVDDSRLSGERYKATYLSSEAAEKAVGNEDQEIEECFARYIVAEELFKSENLNE, from the coding sequence ATGAGCTCTCACTTTCAAGCAAGCTGCCTGGTGCTTGGAATCTTCTTGCTGTTGACAACATGTTCGTCGCGTGACTTGAACCCTCTAGAGCTAGGGCTGTTCAAAGCAATGGTGGACAAGTGCCTCGGCGACAAGACGTACTTCATCGCAGGGTTCTGCCAGGACGTGTTTCAGAGAGCGGATGAACTGGGGCTGCTGTCAGAAGGGAAGGTGACATCAGAAAGCCCACTCCCTGTTCACACTGAAGGTGAAACGAACGCTACTGGGGAGCCTTCGCCAAGTAATCACGCTAAGATGTACGATATGAGTAAGAGGAATACGTCTGAAGTTCGACGTGATAGGAAGCATGTCAGGACAGACGTGGGCGTGGCTGATACTTCTCATTTTGACGGGAGAACTCACCAAGGACAACTGACTGGTCATCAGGTAAACACAGAGAATGATCCGGAGGTAAAGAAAGTAACGGAGAGTTCACACAATGACAGGCGGTTTAGGAAGGAGACAATGCCGGTCAAATTTGCGAGAAGTAATCAAGGAAAGAGAAGTATTAAGCAGCTCACGGAAGACGCGATGAGCCACGTAGAATCGGTGGACAGTAGAGAATTCAACGAAGCTCACCTTCAACTGGCTTACGACTTTGTCGAACTGCTGCGCGTAGCCCTCCAGCGCGAGAGCGAAAACGAATTCAGCAGAGCAAAGGAGAACATCGGGTACGCGTTGAGTGCAACATTCGATATTGAGTCGCCAGATGTTGTGCAGCAAGAAACTGAGGGTTTGATAACATTCATGGTCAAGCTTCTAGAAGAAGACAGTGATGGCGACGATGAAAAGGCCGCGACAGATGTTGCAGAACACCTCAAGAGGAGGATGTCTGATATATCTCAATGTTCCTCCAAAGGAGTTGATGCCTCGTTGATcgacataacaacaacaacaccaatgtCACCACACGATAATTACGAAGAAACTCTGGCTGTAGAGGAAGCAGATATCCCTCCAACAGAAACCTCGGCTGAAGGCAAAGATTCAACAGGTCACTGGGAGAAGAACCAAATGGAGAGAAAAGACCGGAGACCTCGCAGGGACATCGAACGCTGGATTCCCAAGTCGAGATACGACGTTGACGATTCGCGTCTGTCCGGAGAACGGTACAAGGCCACGTACCTGTCGAGCGAAGCGGCGGAAAAGGCAGTCGGAAACGAGGACCAGGAGATAGAAGAGTGTTTTGCACGGTACATTGTAGCTGAAGAGCTTTTCAAGAGTGAGAATTTAAACGAGTGA